One part of the Humulus lupulus chromosome 9, drHumLupu1.1, whole genome shotgun sequence genome encodes these proteins:
- the LOC133801721 gene encoding uncharacterized protein LOC133801721 has translation MWSNNDECIIIPPCKGFLTPSPAPNFKPLYPSVTSMTECRRRLPQNKGDPFHVIHKVPAGDSSYVRAKQVQLIEKDPSRAISLFWSAINSGDRVDSALKDMAVVMKQLNRSDEAIEAIKSFRHLCPLESQESIDNVLVELYKRAGRIEEEIEMLQIKLNRLEEGSAFGGRRTKTARSQGKKVHITVEQEKSRILGNLAWAYLQQNNYITAEEYYRRALSLEQDMNKQCNLAICLMHMNRMQEAKSLLHAVRALSGKNPMDESYAKSFDRAYETLTELEKESVVKSNQKDGNSSKEMSRSLSSSMTSNLEDVNSSINASRQYHISETVVPREVCGGGNHLENKANFNVYDNKNSHCTPLRAGSSLKISRQVVPVDKWTKDYSESTGKSRPGVITIMKNRVGTVGTDPSSLNKKTYFSPAPARCNQRTPFTQPRRCLWGFSDEEPRRVEAWGKDVIGNSRKNCSYDDGNSKKNCSYDEDWRRKNSWQNGDMKRYNHEVEYLNLGMIAVESPNDLCNTKALGASISEDDSTFGEGSSGKVENSGQQTTETPKPTVDSSVCNNKKSWADMAEEEDEDLCDRADEFCSDWSREEAYNDENMNSNLIHGSPCLQTQMKNPSQKLEIFHGGWYSEGDFKDKSNSSNMIHGSSYLQSQMKRLTRKLEFCELKDEDNNNSIRGNVAVSSGNPTARRTLCFDQKHQKQDSTDCFCSSPVSKKVQNFDRSNSAQLKGRCSASGKNTKRNRLKVFQDITLHLDSP, from the exons ATGTGGAGCAACAACGATGAGTGTATCATTATTCCACCTTGCAAAGGGTTTTTGACGCCCTCTCCGGCGCCGAACTTCAAGCCTTTGTATCCTTCCGTTACATCGATGACTGAGTGTAGAAGAAGACTACCTCAGAACAAAGGTGATCCGTTTCATGTCATACATAAAGTGCCTGCAGGAGATTCTTCTTATGTCAGAGCCAAACAGGTTCAG CTTATTGAGAAGGATCCAAGCAGGGCAATTTCGCTCTTCTGGTCCGCTATAAATTCTGGGGATCGAGTGGATAGTGCCTTGAAAGACATGGCAGTTGTGATGAAACAGTTGAATCGTTCTGATGAGGCAATTGAGGCCATTAAATCGTTTCGTCATCTCTGTCCTCTCGAGTCTCAGGAATCCATTGACAATGTCCTAGTTGAATTGTATAAG AGGGCTGGAAGAATTGAAGAGGAGATTGAGATGCTTCAAATTAAACTGAATCGACTCGAGGAAGGCTCAGCTTTCGGTGGAAGAAGGACCAAAACAGCAAGATCTCAGGGGAAGAAAGTTCATATAACTGTTGAACAAGAAAAATCTAG GATATTAGGAAACTTAGCATGGGCATACTtgcaacaaaataattatataacTGCAGAAGAGTATTACAG GAGAGCCCTGTCGCTGGAGCAAGATATGAATAAACAGTGTAATTTGGCAATCTGTTTGATGCACATGAACAGAATGCAAGAAGCAAAGTCTTTGCTTCATGCTGTTAGAGCTTTATCTGGTAAAAATCCCATGGATGAATCGTATGCCAAGTCTTTTGACAGGGCTTATGAAACACTGACCGAACTAGAGAAAGAATCAGTAGTGAAATCAAATCAAAAGGATGGAAATAGCTCAAAAGAAATGTCAAGATCTTTATCATCCTCCATGACAAGTAATTTGGAAGATGTAAATAGCTCCATAAACGCAAGCAGGCAGTATCATATATCTGAAACTGTGGTACCAAGAGAAGTTTGTGGTGGTGGTAACCATTTGGAGAATAAGGCCAATTTCAATGTGTATGACAATAAAAATTCACATTGCACACCATTGAGAGCAGGAAGTAGTTTAAAAATTTCTCGGCAAGTTGTGCCTGTTGATAAGTGGACAAAAGATTATTCTGAAAGCACAGGTAAAAGCAGGCCTGGGGTTATCACCATTATGAAAAACCGAGTTGGTACGGTTGGAACGGATCCAAGTTCTTTGAATAAGAAGACATACTTTTCTCCAGCTCCAGCCAGGTGCAATCAGAGGACTCCATTTACGCAGCCTCGAAGGTGCTTATGGGGATTTAGTGATGAAGAACCGAGAAGGGTAGAAGCATGGGGAAAAGATGTGATTGGGAATTCAAGGAAGAATTGCAGCTATGATGATGGGAATTCAAAGAAGAATTGCAGCTATGATGAAGACTGGAGGAGAAAGAATTCTTGGCAAAATGGTGATATGAAAAGATATAATCATGAAGTAGAGTATTTAAATCTAGGGATGATTGCTGTAGAGTCACCAAATGATTTATGTAACACAAAGGCATTGGGAGCTTCCATTAGTGAGGATGACAGTACGTTTGGAGAGGGAAGCTCTGGCAAAGTAGAGAATTCTGGCCAACAAACTACAGAAACCCCAAAGCCAACTGTGGATTCTTCGGTTTGTAATAACAAGAAGAGTTGGGCAGATAtggctgaagaagaagatgaagatctGTGTGATAGAGCAGATGAGTTTTGCAGTGATTGGAGCCGTGAAGAAGCATATAATGATGAAAACATGAATTCGAACCTGATTCATGGGAGTCCTTGTCTACAGACTCAGATGAAAAACCCGAGCCAAAAGCTTGAAATCTTTCATGGTGGTTGGTATAGTGAAGGAGATTTCAAGGACAAGAGCAATAGTTCAAATATGATCCATGGGAGTTCTTATCTGCAGTCTCAGATGAAAAGGCTGACCCGAAAGCTTGAATTCTGTGAATTAAAAGATGAAGATAATAATAATAGCATACGTGGGAATGTGGCTGTTTCATCAGGGAATCCAACTGCTCGGCGTACTTTGTGTTTCGATCAGAAACACCAGAAACAAGATTCAACAGATTGCTTCTGCTCTTCACCAGTATCTAAGAAAGTTCAGAACTTTGACCGCTCAAACTCAGCGCAGCTTAAGGGAAGGTGTTCTGCTTCCGGAAAGAACACAAAGAGAAACAGGTTGAAGGTTTTTCAAGACATCACCCTTCATCTAGATAGTCCATGA